A region from the Vicia villosa cultivar HV-30 ecotype Madison, WI linkage group LG3, Vvil1.0, whole genome shotgun sequence genome encodes:
- the LOC131662149 gene encoding disease resistance protein SUMM2-like, producing the protein MTSFLIDYAKKNVEKSLDGVLKELRYICCFTCIAKEFEEEKTWLEAERTTVGQRVKVAKRRGDDVQDNVIFWEEEADKIIQEDTKTNKKCFFGLCPDCIWRYRRGKELANKKDQIKKLMKTGKELGIGLPAPLPDVDRYSSRHYISFKSRESKCKELLDALKDDNNYIVGLQGIGGTGKTTLAKEVGKKLKQSKQFTYIIDTTVSFSPNIKKIQDDIAGPLGLTFDGCSESDRSKKLWKGLTSGEKILLILDDVWGDIDFEEIGIPYSDNHNGCRILVTTRNVLVCNKLECSKTIRLEFLSQDDAWEMFKRHASLTEISSKSLLDKGFKIANECQGLPIAIAVIASSLKGKHQVEWDVALKSLKKHAPIHEIDDDLVKIYECLKFSYDNMNDGKSKRLFLLCSVFPEDEEIPTERLMRHGIGAGLFGENYGNYDDARSQVVISKKKLLDSCLLLEVDQDRVKMHDLVRDAAQWIAKKEIQTIKLYDKKQKAMVEREKNIKYLFCEGKLKDVLSCKLDSSKLQILIVRMQMDGGFHDEKHEVPNSFFENISGLRVFHLISDFYPPTVSLPKSIQSLKNIRALLVNGVDLGDISILGNLQSLETLDLDWCKINELPEGLAKLQKLILLKLINCEIIRNNPFKVIEGCSSLEELYFVGSFNDYCREISLPMLQRFILDDRKRYDEIGSLSKSVSLEYPEDEHLLSEKLLKDCIQVVEVLRLKKIWWEWVNIIPEIVPMDHGMNDLVRLKLSCISQLKCLIDTKHNNSQVTTVFSKLVVLKLEEMESLRELCNGPISFDSLKSLEKLTIEGCNQLQSLFACNLNLFNLKSLSLIRCPMLIFSLFELTTSRSLVSLEELVIIDCRQLEYIIIDERKVKESRRKTVLDDDDNNDRKRSQDSIFPKLKDLHIYECPGLKYIFPFLSVQDLPSLETIIIYDCEKLQHIFGHNLINNYLKCDDVITSSPISRNASKPKQQSDPMKCSPFSWTNICCFGKKSMTTAKTEIPLVSEDQHQHIVIDKGDHQSEFHLQLPAMKCLHLRNLPCLVATCPKLYRTTFPHLEELDVHNCLQFAIKSIGDLTIHSASQSLDSTIKKDLTKETTSFLVGPKNSFSLSQLSQIKIFRCEKLEIMFSTSILRCLPELFFLRIEECKELKHIIEDDLENEKSINFQSTNTYFPKLEILVVVNCNKLKCVFQSSVCKELPKLKVLIIKEAYELQEIFKTEGDEQKLGIPNLEMVAFINLPNLCHAQGMHFQAVETRLVHNCHKLSLASASKLDYISEIIDYLYNIDASIYWELHTLLQQLVNVCDSHDTCNGKPSSENTQEFAIGVQAEASSESGSRLTSSQPQVLMNEHSMDQQHSLGETDTTIKPQEDGDFQIAATSLFSPTTETNDEVCLNGDAFKKVSSNIEEQFTNDDKIIFSKSKPSPSISSPFASQFPSISSKGDPSQKVEELSSFLPITKELEQLVLKKHLDYENSFLLTDFLYKHPSVLLKDNSLSNRYKGYAYNCLAELLKFLQTHSVLDVLGSNHYEFVELLQDVRKCGFDKDWLDGIERRILFPNLKHQLTSSEAVLESIIQQKRVLSAPIGY; encoded by the exons ATGACGAGTTTTCTAATTGATTACGCGAAGAAAAATGTGGAGAAATCGTTAGATGGAGTGCTGAAAGAACTACGTTATATATGTTGTTTCACTTGCATTGCTAAggaatttgaagaagaaaaaactTGGTTGGAAGCGGAAAGAACAACTGTTGGGCAACGTGTTAAAGTTGCAAAAAGAAGAGGAGATGACGTTCAAGATAATGTTATTTTTTGGGAAGAAGAAGCTGATAAGATCATTCAAGAAGAcaccaaaacaaataaaaaatgcttTTTTGGATTATGTCCTGATTGCATATGGCGATATAGAAGGGGAAAGGAATTGGCAAATAAGAAGGACCAAATAAAAAAACTTATGAAAACCGGAAAGGAACTTGGAATTGGACTCCCTGCCCCTCTTCCAGATGTTGACCGATATTCATCCCGACACTATATTTCTTTTAAAAGTAGAGAATCGAAATGTAAAGAGCTTTTGGATGCACTAAAAGATGACAACAATTATATAGTCGGTTTGCAAGGAATAGGCGGCACTGGAAAGACTACATTGGCCAAAGAAGTGGGTAAGAAACTTAAGCAATCCAAACAATTTACATACATTATTGATACAACAGTGTCATTTTCTCCAAATATTAAAAAGATTCAAGATGATATTGCTGGACCCTTGGGATTGACTTTTGATGGATGTAGTGAATCAGACCGATCCAAAAAACTTTGGAAAGGATTAACCAGTGGTGaaaaaattcttctaatattGGATGATGTTTGGGGAGATATTGATTTTGAAGAAATAGGGATTCCCTATAGTGACAATCACAATGGTTGTAGAATTCTTGTAACCACACGCAATGTGTTGGTATGCAACAAATTAGAATGCAGTAAGACAATCAGATTGGAGTTCTTGTCTCAAGACGATGCATGGGAAATGTTCAAACGGCATGCTAGTCTAACTGAAATTTCATCTAAAAGTTTGCTCGACAAGGGTTTTAAAATTGCAAATGAATGCCAAGGATTACCAATTGCAATTGCTGTTATCGCAAGTAGTTTGAAGGGAAAACATCAGGTAGAATGGGATGTTGCCTTAAAATCCTTGAAGAAGCATGCACCAATACACGAAATTGATGATGATTTGGTTAAAATATATGAATGCTTGAAGTTTAGCTATGATAATATGAATGATGGAAAGTCCAAAAGACTATTCCTTTTGTGTTCTGTATTTccagaagatgaagaaattcCTACTGAAAGGTTGATGAGACATGGCATAGGAGCAGGTCTTTTTGGGGAAAATTATGGCAACTACGATGATGCTCGAAGTCAAGTAGTtatatcaaaaaaaaaactccTAGATTCTTGTTTATTGTTGGAGGTCGATCAAGATAGAGTGAAAATGCATGACTTGGTTCGTGATGCAGCCCAATGGATAGCAAAGAAAGAGATTCAAACAATAAAGTTGTATGATAAAAAACAAAAGGCAATGGTTGAAAGGGAGAAgaatattaaatatttgttttgcgAAGGAAAGCTAAAGGATGTGCTTTCTTGCAAGCTTGATAGTTCAAAGCTCCAGATTCTAATTGTCAGAATGCAGATGGATGGTGGTTTTCACGACGAGAAACATGAAGTTCCAaattcattttttgaaaatattagtgGCCTTCGCGTTTTTCACTTAATTAGTGATTTTTATCCACCAACTGTATCGTTACCTAAATCAATTCAATCGTTGAAAAATATTCGAGCTCTTCTTGTTAATGGTGTTGATTTGGGTGATATCTCTATTTTGGGAAATCTACAAAGTCTTGAGACACTTGATTTGGATTGGTGTAAAATTAATGAATTGCCAGAAGGACTGGCAAAACTACAGAAGCTTATATTGTTAAAACTGATAAATTGTGAAATAATAAGGAATAATCCATTTAAAGTGATTGAAGGATGCTCCTCACTAGAAGAGTTGTATTTCGTAGGCAGTTTTAATGATTATTGCCGAGAAATATCCTTACCAATGTTACAAAGATTTATATTGGATGATAGGAAGAGGTATGATGAGATTGGTTCTCTATCAAAATCTGTGTCTCTTGAATATCCAGAAGATGAACATTTACTATCTGAAAAACTACTGAAGGACTGTATACAAGTAGTAGAGGTTCTTAGACTAAAAAAAATCTGGTGGGAATGGGTAAATATAATACCTGAAATTGTTCCTATGGATCATGGTATGAATGATCTAGTCAGGCTTAAATTGAGTTGCATTTCACAACTTAAGTGTCTCATTGACACTAAGCATAATAATTCTCAAGTAACAACTGTCTTCTCCAAGTTAGTGGTACTAAAATTGGAAGAAATGGAAAGTTTGAGAGAATTGTGCAATGGTCCCATTTCCTTTGATTCTCTGAAGAGTTTAGAGAAACTGACCATCGAGGGATGCAATCAATTGCAAAGCTTATTCGCGTGCAACCTAAACCTCTTCAATTTAAAGAGCTTGTCACTGATACGATGTCCGATGTTGATCTTCTCCCTATTTGAACTGACCACGTCTCGTAGCCTAGTGTCATTGGAGGAATTGGTAATAATTGACTGCAGGCAACTTGAATACATAATAATAGATGAAAGAAAAGTGAAAGAATCGAGAAGAAAAAcagttcttgatgatgatgataataatgaTCGCAAGAGGAGTCAAGActcaatatttccaaaacttaAAGATCTTCATATTTATGAGTGTCCTGGATTAAAATATATATTCCCGTTTCTCTCTGTTCAGGATCTTCCATCACTAGAAACTATCATAATATATGATTGTGAGAAGCTGCAACACATATTTGgccataatttaataaataattatctaaaatgtGATGATGTTATCACGTCTTCTCCCATTTCTAGAAACGCTTCCAAACCAAAACAACAATCAGATCCTATGAAATGCAGTCCCTTTTCATGGACCAATATATGTTGCTTTGGTAAAAAGTCAATGACTACTGCAAAGACTGAAATCCCATTGGTTTCTGAAGATCAACACCAG CACATAGTAATAgacaagggagatcatcaaagtgAATTTCACCTTCAGCTTCCAGCAATGAAATGTCTCCATCTTAGGAATCTGCCATGTTTAGTCGCCACGTGTCCCAAACTTTATCGCACAACCTTTCCACATTTGGAAGAACTTGATGTTCATAACTGCTTGCAATTTGCTATAAAATCTATTGGTGATCTCACAATTCATTCGGCTTCACAATCTCTGGATTCTACAATCAAGAAG GATCTGACTAAGGAGACTACGAGTTTTTTGGTTGGTCCAAAAAATTCATTTTCCCTCAGTCAACTTTCACAGATAAAAATATTCCGATGCGAAAAATTGGAAATCATGTTTTCCACATCAATATTAAGATGCCTACCGGAATTGTTTTTTCTAAGAATAGAAGAATGCAAAGAGTTGAAGCATATTATTGAAGATGATTTGGAGAATGAAAAATCCATAAATTTTCAGTCTACAAACACATACTTCCCAAAGCTAGAGATACTTGTTGTAGTAAACTGCAACAAGCTCAAATGTGTTTTTCAGTCCTCAGTATGTAAAGAGCTTCCAAAGTTAAAGGTTCTGATTATTAAAGAAGCATATGAGCTACAAGAAATATTCAAAACTGAAGGTGATGAACAGAAACTCGGGATTCCAAATCTGGAAATGGTAGCATTTATCAATCTTCCAAACCTCTGCCATGCTCAGGGAATGCACTTTCAGGCTGTAGAAACTCGTCTTGTACATAACTGTCATAAACTCTCTTTGGCTTCAGCATCAAAATTGGATTACATTTCTGAAATTATTGATTATCTTTACAACATAG ATGCTAGTATATATTGGGAATTGCACACGCTACTACAACAATTAGTAAATGTGTGCGATAGCCATGATACTTGTAATGGAAAACCAAGTTCAGAAAATACTCAAGAATTTGCAATTGGGGTTCAAGCGGAAGCATCATCAGAATCAGGAAGTAGATTGACTTCTTCACAGCCACAG GTGTTGATGAATGAACATTCAATGGATCAACAACATTCACTTGGAGAAACTGATACTACCATCAAACCTCAG GAAGATGGTGATTTCCAAATAGCGGCGACCTCTTTGTTCAGTCCCACAACAGAAACCAATGATGAAG TTTGTCTAAATGGTGACGCTTTCAAGAAAGTAAGCTCAAATATTGAGGAACAATTTACTAAcgatgataaaataatattttccaaATCTAAACCCTCTCCTAGCATCTCATCTCCTTTTGCATCTCAGTTTCCATCAATTTCTTCTAAAG GTGACCCTTCTCAAAAAGTAGAGGAGTTAAGTTCTTTTTTGCCGATCACAAAGGAGCTTGAGCAACTAGTCTTGAAGAAGCATCTGGATTATGAGAACTCATTTTTGTTGACTGATTTCCTTTATAAACATCCTTCTGTTCTTTTAAAGGACAATTCACTTAGTAACAGATACAAGGGTTATGCCTACAACTGTCTGGCAGAGCTATTGAAATTCCTCCAAACCCATAGTGTGCTGGATGTGTTAGGTTCAAACCACTATGAATTTGTTGAATTATTGCAAGATGTGCGCAAATGTGGTTTTGATAAGGATTGGTTGGATGGTATCGAAAGGCGCATTTTGTTTCCTAATCTGAAGCATCAATTGACATCATCTGAAGCTGTTTTGGAGAGTATCATTCAACAGAAAAGGGTATTAAGCGCCCCTATTGGCTATTAG